The Klebsiella quasivariicola region GACCGTATCGTAGCCACCCGCATTATCCCACGGCCTCATGCCGGGTGGGTTGAACGCGTTATGCTGGACTAAAGTAGCCCTTTCAGGCTGAGAGTAACGCGGGTGGCGGCATTGAGATCGTAGTTTTTCAGTTCATCCGTTTTCACCCAGGCATAATCGTCAAACTCCTCGTTGATCGTCACATCGCGATTGGCGCTGACGCAGTCGAAGATGAGATAGATCATGTAGATCGTTTCCTGATGCCCGTCGGGGTAGGTTTTGACGCGGATATCGTCGCGAAAGCGCCACGGCGTGATATGGGTGAGAATGAGTTTTTCGCCGAGCTCTTCGCGAATTTCCCGCCGCAGCGCCTCTTCAATACGTTCCCCTGGCTCCACGCCGCCGCCGGATAATGCCCATTGCCCGGGAAAAACGCCGCGGTCGGGGGCCATCTTACACAGCAGATAATGGCCTTCATTCTGAATAAGCGGGCAAACAATCGTCCTTTGGCGCATGGGTTTTCTCCTTCAGGGGGATGGGCGGTATGCTGATGAAATAGTTTGCGAGCCGCCTCGGTAAACCGCAAGCGAAATACATTTCGGGCCTTGTTGAGTGCTACGTTAAGCGAAAATGATGGCATGGAGCACCGCCATGGAAAAGGCGACGAATTCCCCCCACGACGCTGTATTTAAACACCTGCTGTCGCATCGGGCGACGGCCAGGGATTTTCTGGACATTCACCTCCCCGCACCGCTGCGCGCGTTATGTAACCTGAACACGCTGCAGCTGGAATCCGGGAGCTTTATCGACGATGAGCTACGGGCGAGTCATTCCGATATCCTTTACTCGCTGCAAACGCAGGCGGGAGAGGGCTATATCTACCTGCTGATTGAGCATCAAAGCTCGGCGGATCGCCATATGGCATTTCGCCTGATGCGCTATGCGATAGCCGCGATGCAGCGTCATCTGGATAAAGGGCATACGCAGCTGCCGCTGGTTATCCCGCTGCTGTTTTATCATGGTCGCATTTCTCCCTGGCCTTACCCAATGTGCTGGCTGGCAGGCTTTGCCGATCCGGATATCGCGCGGCGGATCTATGGTGAAGATTTTCCCTTAATTGATATCACTACCACCCCGGACGATGAAATCATGCGCCACCGGCGCGTGGCGATGCTGGAGCTGTTGCAGAAGCATATTCGCCAGCGCGACATGATGGACCTGCACGAGCAACTGGTCAGCCTGTTAGCTCTGGGATACACTAGCCGCAGGCAGCTAAAGACGCTGCTGCACTATCTGTTACAGGCAGGAAACGCCGCCGATCCGGTCGCTTTTTTGCGCCATCTTGCGCAAAGCGTACCCCGGCGGCCGCATAAGGAGACGCTCATGAATATTGCCCAGTTTCTGGAAGATCGCGGCCATCAGCAAGGGTTAAAGCAAGGTCTTGAACAAGGTCTCGAACAAGGCCTACAGCAGGGTATCGAGCAGGGTGAGCAGCAGACCGCGGAACGTATCGCCCGGGCGATGCTCGCTAATGGGCTTGACCTGCTCCTGGTGGCGAAACTGACCGGTCTGGCACCTGAGCGCCTGGCTCTGCTGCAGCATTAATTATTTCCTTTTCCACCCGCGCCGCGTCGCGCCGATTATGCGGCGTCAGTTCTCTTTTTTCGTCAATGTACCAGCGTTAATCATATTAACCATGAATATTCATGGCGCTGAATGGGCGGTTCGTTATTCTGGCAACGCCCGATGCCGTAAAAAAACGCAACTGGTTACACTCTTGTGAAAAATCATTTCGCCAGGTCATTGATTCCTGACGGGTGCGCAGTAGAATTTTCAGGTTTTTTCGGGACTTCTTTGATTTTAATTTTCTGGATAGAGTAAATAATGAAAAAAAGCATTTTCATGGCGCTGGCTGGCGTCATGCTGGTTTCTTCCGCGGCCCATGCGATCAGCGTTACCGGCGAAGCAGGCGAGCATTACACCAACCTTGGCGTCGGCTTCGGCACGGAGTCTACCGGTCTGGCTGTTTCCGGTAACTGGCTGCACAGCGATAACGACGGCGATGCCGCGGGTTTAGGCCTGGGTCTGAATATTCCGCTGGGGCCGTTCCTTGCGACCGTGGGCGGTAAAGGCGTATACACTAACCCGAAACAGGGCGATGAAGGCTATGCGGCCGCGGTTGGCGGTGGCCTGCAGTGGAAAATCGGCGACAGCTTCCGCCTGTACGGCGACTACTACTACTCTCCGGATTCCCTCTCCAGCGGCATTGACAGCTATCAGGAAGCTAACGTCGGCGCCAGCTGGACTATCATGCGTCCGCTCAGCATCCAGGCAGGCTATCGCTATCTGAACCTGGCGGGCAAAGATGGCAACCGCGATAACACCATCGCCGACGGCCCATACATCGGCGCCAGCGCCAGCTTCTAATCCCCTCCGGCGCGGTATCTTCTTGCCGCGCCTGATTTTCCTCCTCGTCAGCATCCCGCTTTGCGTTATAGTATTTCTCACCTGGCAGGCAAGGAGTGAGCAATGTTGAATGTGGAAATGCTGTCCACTGGCGATGAAGTGTTGCATGGTCAAATCGTTGATACCAATGCGGCATGGCTGGCGGATTTCTTTTTTAATCAGGGTTTACCGTTAACGCGCCGCAATACCGTTGGCGACGATCTCGATGCGCTGGTGGCGATTCTGCGCGAACGCAGCGAACAGGCGGATGTGCTGATCGTTAACGGCGGCCTCGGCCCAACCAGCGACGACCTGAGCGCGCTGGCCGCCGCCACGGCAAAAGGCGAAGGGCTAATTTTGCACCCCGAGTGGCTGGAGACGATGACCCGTTTCTTTGCCGAGCGCGGACGGCCGATGGCGGAAAGCAACCGTAAGCAGGCGGAAATCCCCGCCAGCGCCGAGATGATCAATAACCCGGTCGGCACGGCCTGTGGCTTTGCCGTTCAGCTCAACCGCTGCCTGATGTTTTTCACCCCCGGTGTACCTTCTGAATTTAAGGTGATGGTCGAGCAGGAGATTTTACCGCGTCTGCGCCAGCGCTTTACGCTGCCGGACCCGCCGGTATGCCTGCGTTTGACCACCTTTGGCCGCTCGGAGAGCGAGCTGGCGCAAAGTCTTAATCCGCTGACGCTGCCCCCGGGCGTGGTGATGGGTTACCGCTCGTCGATGCCGATTATTGAACTGAAGCTGACCGGACCGGCCGACCAGCGCGACGCCATGCTGGCCCTGTGGCCAGAGGTCCGCAAGGTGGCTGGCGACAGCCTGATTTTCGAAGGTACGGAAGGGTTACCGGCGCAGATCGCCCGCTGTCTGCAGGAGCGGCAGCTGAGCCTGACGCTCAGCGAGCAGTTTACCGGCGGCCTGCTGGCGCTCCAGCTGTCCCGCGCCGGTGCGCCGCTGCTGGCCAGCGAAGTGGTCCCGGCGCAGGAGGAGACGCTGGCGCAGGCGGCCCGCTGGACGGCTGAGCGGCGAATAAACCATTTTGCCGGTCTGGCTCTGGCGGTGAGCGGCCAGGAGAACGATCATCTCAACGTGGCCCTGGCCACCCCGGACGGTACCTTCGCGCTGCGGGTGAAGTTTAGCGTCACCCGCCATAGCCTGGCGGTGCGCCAGGAAGTCTGCGCCATGATGGCTTTGAATATGCTGCGTCGCTGGCTGAAGGGTCAACCGCTGGCCAGCGAACATGGTTGGATTAACGTGGTGGATTCCCTCTCGCTGTAAGTCATTTCCCCGGCGCACCGTCATCCCCGGAGCGCCGGTTGTCCAGCCTGTTGTACTCTCCTGAAAAAATTCTGTGCGTTAAGTCGCATTTTCCTGCTGCGCACGGTCCAGCATACGGGAAAACGATTGCCTCGCGATATCGCTCACACTTTACCGCCCGCACAATCGCAACACTGATTCCAGTATTCAGGATTGGAGTCCAGTATGTTGGAATCAACAAAAGTCCCGGCGCTGACCCGCGCCATTGAGATCCTCAATTTAATCAGCCGCATTGGTCCCTGCAGCGCAGCCACCATCATTGCCGAACTGGGGATCCCGAAAAGCACGGTTTATCTGCTGCTGGGCGAGCTAAAAAAACAGCGCTTCATCAGTATGGATAATCAGGATAACTACTGCCTGTGGACCAAGCTGGTGGAGCTGGCCGGGCAGGCGTTGAGCAAAATGGACCTGCGCGAGCTGGCGCGTCCACGCCTCACCCGGCTGATGGATGAGTGCGGCCTGCTTTGCCATCTGGGCATCATCGATCAGGGTAACGCCTACTACATTCTGAAAATTGAGTCTCCCGCCACCATTAGCGTGCGTTCGCATGAAGGTAAGAGCCTGTCGCTTTACCGCTCCGGGATCGGCAAATGTTTGCTGGCCTGGCAGCCCGCCAGCGTTCAGGCGTCGATTATCGACGACCTGCAGTGGGAGCGGGCCACGCCAACGACCATCACCGATGCTCAACAGTTGCGGGAAGAGCTGGGGCGGATCCGCGCCCGAGGCTGGAGCTTTGATAATGGTGAGGACTATCCGGATGTGCGCTGCGTCGCCGCGCCGGTGTTTAACGCCAATAACGACCTGACCGCCGCCATCTCGGTGGTGGGCACCCGTCTGCAAATCAATGAAGACAATCGCGATTATCTGGCCGGTAAGGCGATTGCCTGCGCGAAAGATATTTCACGTCTGCTGGGGTGGAAAAGCCCCTTCGAACAACTCGCCTCATCATAAGGAGAACATCATGACCCTACCGAAAATTAAACACGTCCGTGCCTGGTTCATCGGCGGCGCCACAGCAGAGCAGGGCGCCGGCGGTGGCGATTATCACGATCAGGGGGCTAACCACTGGATTGACGATCATATCGCCACCCCGATGAGCAAATATAAACAGTATGAGCAGTCCCGCCAGTCATTTGGTATCAACGTGCTGGGCACGTTGATTGTGGAGGTGGAAGCTGAGAATGGACAGACCGGCTTTGCGGTGTCGACGGCCGGTGAGATGGGCTGTTTTATCGTGGAAAAACATCTCAATCGCTTTATCGAAGGCAAATGCATCAGCGATATCAAACTGATCCATGACCAGATGCTTAACGCCACCCTCTACTATGCGGGATCCGGCGGCCTGGTGATGAATACCCTCTCCTGTGTCGACCTGGCGCTGTGGGATCTGTTCGGTAAAGTGGTTGGCCTGCCGGTCTACAAACTGCTGGGCGGGGCAGTGCGCGACGAAATCCAGTTCTATGCCACTGGCGCCCGTCCGGACCTGGCGCAGGAGATGGGCTTTATCGGCGGTAAAATGCCTACCCACTGGGGACCGCACGATGGCGATGCCGGGATCCGCAAAGACGTCGCCATGGTGGCGGATATGCGTGAAAAATGCGGTCCGGATTTCTGGTTAATGCTGGACTGCTGGATGAGCCAGGACGTTAATTACGCCACCAAACTTGCCCATGCCTGCGCGCCTTACAACCTCAAATGGATCGAAGAGTGCCTGCCGCCGCAGCAGTATGAAGGCTATCGTGAGCTGAAGCGTCAGGCCCCAGCCGGGATGATGGTAACCAGCGGCGAGCACCACGGTACGCTGCAGTCCTTCCGCACCCTGTCGGAGACCGGTATCGATATTATGCAGCCCGACGTTGGCTGGTGCGGCGGCTTAACCACCCTGGTGGAGATCGCGGCCATCGCCAAAGCGCGCGGGCAGCTGGTGGTGCCCCACGGCTCGTCGGTTTACTCGCATCATGCGGTGATCACCTTCACCAACACACCGTTCAGCGAGTTTCTGATGACCAGTCCGGACTGCGCCACGCTGCGTCCGCAGTTTGACCCGATCCTGCTCGGCGAGCCAGTGCCGGAGCAAGGGCGCATTCATAAATCGGTCCTGGATAAACCCGGCTTTGGCGTCGAGCTCAATCGCGACTGCAACCTGAAGCGTCCTTATCAACACTGATCCCCCGGGCCGCCCGGCGGCCCACGCCTGAGGATAATATGATGAGCAACTCTCTGCTGGAGAGCGTGGTTAAGAAAAACCGCGCTCGCTTAATCCCCTTTATGCTGGCCCTGTATGTGCTGGCGTTTCTTGACCGCTCCAATATCGGTTTTGCCAAGGAGACGTATCAGCTTGATACCGGGCTCAGCAATGAAGCCTACGCCCTGGGGGCCGGTATTTTCTTTGTGGTCTACGCCTTTCTCGGGGTACCGGCCAATCTGCTGATGCGTAAATTTGGCGCCAGAAAATGGATCGGCTGCACCACTCTGCTGTGGGGCGTGCTGTCGGCGGCAATGGCCTGGGCGGACAGCGAAGCGAAATTTCTTCTGGTGCGTACCCTGCTTGGTGCGGCGGAGGCGGGTTTCTTTCCCGGGATGATCTACCTCACCTCACAGTGGTTTCCCCAGCAAAACCGCGCCAGCATCATGGGGCTGTTTTATATGGGGGCGCCGCTGGCCCTGACGCTGGGATCGCCTTTATCCGGCGCCCTGCTGGAGATGCATGGGTTAATGGGCCACCCCGGCTGGTTCTGGATGTTTGTCATTGAAGGCCTGCTCGCTATCGCCGCGGGAGCGTTCACCTTCTTCTGGCTGGACGACTCGCCGCAGCAAGCTCGCTTCCTGAGCGCTGAGGAAAAACAAGTGCTGATCGGCGAGCTGGCGCGTGAGGAGGAGAAAAAGATCGCCTCGCGCCTGTCCGATGCGCTGCGTAACGGGCGGGTCTGGCAGCTGGCGCTGATTTACCTGACCATACAGGTGGCGGTCTATGGCCTGATTTTCTTCCTGCCCACTCAGGTCGCTGCGCTGCTGGGCACCAAAGTCGGCTTCGTTGCCTCGGTGGTGACGGCTATTCCTTGGGTGGCGGCGCTGTTCGGCACCTGGCTTATCCCTCGCTACTCCGATCGCACCGGCGAGCGGCGCAATATTGCCGCGCTGACGCTGCTGGCGGCGGCGGTTGGGATTGCGGTGTCCGGGCTGGTGGCGCCGGTGCTGGCTATCATCGCGCTGTGTGTGGCGGCGGTTGGTGTCATTGCCGTGCAGCCGGTCTTCTGGACGATGCCGACGCAGCTGCTGTCCGGCACGGCGCTGGCCGCCGGGATTGGCTTCGTTAACCTGTTTGGCGCCATCGGCGGCTTTCTGGCGCCGATCGTGCGCGTGCAGGCCGAAACCCTGTTCGCCAGTAGCGCCGCCGGACTGTTAACCCTGGCCGGCGTCGCTATCGTCGGGGTGATTATCATCTTCTCATTAAGCCTCACCCGCGCGGTACCCCAGCGCGGCAGCGTACAGCATTAATTAAAGGAATCGCGATGAACGCACTGTTATCTAACCCCTTCAAACGGGGATTATTACGCGGCGAGACGCAAATCGGCCTGTGGTTAAGCTCGACTTCCTCTTACATGGCGGAGATCGCCGCGACCTCGGGATACGACTGGCTGCTGATCGACGGCGAACATGCGCCGAACACTATTCAGGACCTTTATCATCAGCTGCAGGCGATTGCCCCCTATGCCAGTCAGCCGGTCATTCGTCCGGTCGAGGGCAACCGCAGCCTGATAAAACAGGTGCTGGATATTGGCGCCAGAACGTTGCTGGTGCCGATGGTCGATACCGCCGAGCAGGCGCGGGAGGTGGTGTCGGCGACCCGTTACCCTCCCGTCGGGAGCCGCGGCGTTGGCGCCGGCGTGGCGAGAGCGGCGCGCTGGGGCAGGGTGGAGAATTATATGGCGGAGGCGAATGACGAACTCTGTCTGCTGATTCAGGTCGAGAGCCGAACCGCGCTGGAGAATCTGGATGCTATTCTCGAGGTGGAGGGCATTGACGGGGTGTTTATCGGTCCGGCCGATCTCTCCGCTTCGCTGGGCCATCCGGACGATGCCGGCCATCCGGAGGTGCAGCGGGTGATCGAGCAGAGCATCCGGCGCATTCGCGCGGCGGGGAAAGCGGCCGGATTTCTGGCGGTCGACCCGGCGATGGCGGAAAAATGTCTTGCCTGGGGGGCCAACTTCGTCGCCGTCGGGGTGGATACCATGCTGTATACCCAGGCGCTGGACCGCCGGCTGGCGATGTTTAAATCGGCCAGCGCCCGGCCGCAGGAGAAAGCGAGCTATTGACGGCACAGGCTGGCGCCGGGCTCAGACGAGCGCCTGCGCCAGCAGAGTAATGGGATGTTCGCAGCGCTTGCGGGTGGACATCTCAATCTGCCATTTGCAGGTCTCGCAGTCGGTAACGACGATGTCGGCGCCGCTCTCCTCAATCTGCTTGAACAGCGGGGCGCCGATAGCCTGGGATACCGCGTAATTCTCAGTTTTAAACCCGTAGGTGCCCGCGATGCCACAGCACTGTGAATCCAGCACCTCCAGCTGCAGACCGGGGATCAGCCGCAGCAGCTCGAGGGTATACAGCGACCAGCCCATCTTCTCCATATGACACGGGGTGTGATAGACCACCTTCAGCGGCAGCCGGCGCAGCGGTAGCGT contains the following coding sequences:
- the nudI gene encoding nucleoside triphosphatase NudI: MRQRTIVCPLIQNEGHYLLCKMAPDRGVFPGQWALSGGGVEPGERIEEALRREIREELGEKLILTHITPWRFRDDIRVKTYPDGHQETIYMIYLIFDCVSANRDVTINEEFDDYAWVKTDELKNYDLNAATRVTLSLKGLL
- a CDS encoding Rpn family recombination-promoting nuclease/putative transposase, which produces MEKATNSPHDAVFKHLLSHRATARDFLDIHLPAPLRALCNLNTLQLESGSFIDDELRASHSDILYSLQTQAGEGYIYLLIEHQSSADRHMAFRLMRYAIAAMQRHLDKGHTQLPLVIPLLFYHGRISPWPYPMCWLAGFADPDIARRIYGEDFPLIDITTTPDDEIMRHRRVAMLELLQKHIRQRDMMDLHEQLVSLLALGYTSRRQLKTLLHYLLQAGNAADPVAFLRHLAQSVPRRPHKETLMNIAQFLEDRGHQQGLKQGLEQGLEQGLQQGIEQGEQQTAERIARAMLANGLDLLLVAKLTGLAPERLALLQH
- a CDS encoding YfaZ family outer membrane protein, encoding MKKSIFMALAGVMLVSSAAHAISVTGEAGEHYTNLGVGFGTESTGLAVSGNWLHSDNDGDAAGLGLGLNIPLGPFLATVGGKGVYTNPKQGDEGYAAAVGGGLQWKIGDSFRLYGDYYYSPDSLSSGIDSYQEANVGASWTIMRPLSIQAGYRYLNLAGKDGNRDNTIADGPYIGASASF
- a CDS encoding nicotinamide mononucleotide deamidase-related protein YfaY, producing MLNVEMLSTGDEVLHGQIVDTNAAWLADFFFNQGLPLTRRNTVGDDLDALVAILRERSEQADVLIVNGGLGPTSDDLSALAAATAKGEGLILHPEWLETMTRFFAERGRPMAESNRKQAEIPASAEMINNPVGTACGFAVQLNRCLMFFTPGVPSEFKVMVEQEILPRLRQRFTLPDPPVCLRLTTFGRSESELAQSLNPLTLPPGVVMGYRSSMPIIELKLTGPADQRDAMLALWPEVRKVAGDSLIFEGTEGLPAQIARCLQERQLSLTLSEQFTGGLLALQLSRAGAPLLASEVVPAQEETLAQAARWTAERRINHFAGLALAVSGQENDHLNVALATPDGTFALRVKFSVTRHSLAVRQEVCAMMALNMLRRWLKGQPLASEHGWINVVDSLSL
- a CDS encoding IclR family transcriptional regulator → MLESTKVPALTRAIEILNLISRIGPCSAATIIAELGIPKSTVYLLLGELKKQRFISMDNQDNYCLWTKLVELAGQALSKMDLRELARPRLTRLMDECGLLCHLGIIDQGNAYYILKIESPATISVRSHEGKSLSLYRSGIGKCLLAWQPASVQASIIDDLQWERATPTTITDAQQLREELGRIRARGWSFDNGEDYPDVRCVAAPVFNANNDLTAAISVVGTRLQINEDNRDYLAGKAIACAKDISRLLGWKSPFEQLASS
- the rhmD gene encoding L-rhamnonate dehydratase; this encodes MTLPKIKHVRAWFIGGATAEQGAGGGDYHDQGANHWIDDHIATPMSKYKQYEQSRQSFGINVLGTLIVEVEAENGQTGFAVSTAGEMGCFIVEKHLNRFIEGKCISDIKLIHDQMLNATLYYAGSGGLVMNTLSCVDLALWDLFGKVVGLPVYKLLGGAVRDEIQFYATGARPDLAQEMGFIGGKMPTHWGPHDGDAGIRKDVAMVADMREKCGPDFWLMLDCWMSQDVNYATKLAHACAPYNLKWIEECLPPQQYEGYRELKRQAPAGMMVTSGEHHGTLQSFRTLSETGIDIMQPDVGWCGGLTTLVEIAAIAKARGQLVVPHGSSVYSHHAVITFTNTPFSEFLMTSPDCATLRPQFDPILLGEPVPEQGRIHKSVLDKPGFGVELNRDCNLKRPYQH
- a CDS encoding MFS transporter; translated protein: MSNSLLESVVKKNRARLIPFMLALYVLAFLDRSNIGFAKETYQLDTGLSNEAYALGAGIFFVVYAFLGVPANLLMRKFGARKWIGCTTLLWGVLSAAMAWADSEAKFLLVRTLLGAAEAGFFPGMIYLTSQWFPQQNRASIMGLFYMGAPLALTLGSPLSGALLEMHGLMGHPGWFWMFVIEGLLAIAAGAFTFFWLDDSPQQARFLSAEEKQVLIGELAREEEKKIASRLSDALRNGRVWQLALIYLTIQVAVYGLIFFLPTQVAALLGTKVGFVASVVTAIPWVAALFGTWLIPRYSDRTGERRNIAALTLLAAAVGIAVSGLVAPVLAIIALCVAAVGVIAVQPVFWTMPTQLLSGTALAAGIGFVNLFGAIGGFLAPIVRVQAETLFASSAAGLLTLAGVAIVGVIIIFSLSLTRAVPQRGSVQH
- the yfaU gene encoding 2-keto-3-deoxy-L-rhamnonate aldolase, encoding MNALLSNPFKRGLLRGETQIGLWLSSTSSYMAEIAATSGYDWLLIDGEHAPNTIQDLYHQLQAIAPYASQPVIRPVEGNRSLIKQVLDIGARTLLVPMVDTAEQAREVVSATRYPPVGSRGVGAGVARAARWGRVENYMAEANDELCLLIQVESRTALENLDAILEVEGIDGVFIGPADLSASLGHPDDAGHPEVQRVIEQSIRRIRAAGKAAGFLAVDPAMAEKCLAWGANFVAVGVDTMLYTQALDRRLAMFKSASARPQEKASY